The Desulfovibrio desulfuricans genomic interval AGCGCTGGAAGGCGGGCCTCTGTTCCGCGTGTTGCCCCTGCGCAAAGCCCGCGTGGGCATTCTTGTGACCGGAACCGAAGTTTTTCAGGGAATTATTGAAGACAAGTTCATCCCTGTCATCACCGCCAAGGTCAGCATGTTGGACTGCACCGTGGTGCGCACCGACATCGTACCGGACGACAAAGCCATGATGCAGGCCTCCGTGGCCGCCATGCGCGAGGCCGGGGCCGACCTGCTGATCACCACGGGCGGCCTTTCGGTTGACCCGGACGACGTGACCCGTCAGGCCCTTGTAGAAGCAGGGCTGACAGATGTGCTGCACGGTGTGCCCATCCTGCCCGGCACCATGAGCCTTATGGGCCGCATCCCCGGCCCGCAGGGGGATATGCAGGTGCTGGGCGTGCCCGCCTGCGCCCTGTATTTTAAAACAACCTTCCTTGATCTGGTGCTGCCGCGCATGCTGGCCGGCCGAGGCCTGACCCGCGCCGAGGCGGCCCGCATGGGCGAGGGCGGCTACTGCCTGGCATGCCACACCTGCACCTATCCCAAGTGCTGGTTCGGCAAATAATACTGCGTCTTGTGCAAAGGCGGACATGCCTTTTTTGCGGAGGCTCCGAATTTTTTTTCGGGGCCTCCATTTTTATGTGTCGCCATCGGCTGCACATGCAGAGAGCGTGGAGCCATGCCCAAGTTTGTTGACGAAGCTGAAATTGACGGCTACTTAATAGACCGACCGTCGGTCTATTGATAAAGAGAGGGAGCATATGCGCATCATCAAAGAACATGGCGAGCGTAGAACTGAAATCATCGACGCTGCCGAAAACCTGTTTGCAGCAAAGGGCTACGCCGGCACTGCCATCAGCGATATTCTTGAAGCCCTGAATATCGCCAAGGGCACGTTTTATCATTACTTTGCCTCAAAAGAAGCGCTTATGGACGCCGTAATCGAGCGATACATTGATGCGGAAATGGCGGTGGCGCAGGCTGTTGCGGACGATCCGAAGATATCGGCTCATGAAAAAATGTTTGGCATTCTCACAGATGCGGGGCGAGACAACGAGCGCGGTGACCGCCTGGAAAAAGAAGCCAGTGCCGTGGGCAATGCGGATATGCACCAGCGCACAATGGCATCCATTGTCTTGCGGCTTTCGCCAATTTTGGAGGGTGTTGTCCGGCAGGGAATGCGCGAGGGCACGTTCAACACTGCATATCCCAAGGAATGCATGGAGATTTTGCTTGCCGCGTCAGAATTTATTCTGCACGGCTCGGCATTTGCGTGGAGTAGCGCCGAGCGACTGCAAAAGGCCAGGGCTCTTGCCTGGATGGCGGAAAAAGTCCTTGGCGTGGAAGAAGGCCGGTTCAGCTATCTTTATAAACGGTATGAAGGGGATGGAGGCTGCTGTGATCAATGCTGAAACATGGATGGCAGACCTCTTGCCGCAATTGCAGCAGACCTTTGGTGCGCGCCTGCGATATCTTGGGCTGCAGGGCAGCTACCGCCGGGGCGAAGCCACTGAAGCCAGCGATATTGATGTGGTTGTGCTGCTGGATGTTGTGGCCCTGGAGGATCTTGATGTTTACCGGGCCATTGTCCGCGCCATGCCGGAGGGGCAAAAAGCCTGCGGATTTATTGGCGGTGCTGGGGATATATTCCATTGGCCGCGTCATGAACTTTTTGCATTCCAGAAGGACACAGAAGACTGGTTTGGCAAGCTGGAGGATTTCCTCCCCGTCATTACGGATGAAGACGCCGAGGACAGCGCAAAAATCGGCGCAGCCGGGCTTGTTCACCTTCTTACGCACACGTATTTGTATGCGGATGCGGAGACCAGAACCCTTGTTTTGAAAGACGCCTATAAAGCAGCTTTTTTTGTCATGCTGGTGCGGCGCTACCTGGCCTCTGGCGTGTTCTGCCGCAACAAAAAAGAACTGCTGACGGGCCTCGAAGGCTCGGAGAAAGATATCATTGCGGCTGGGCTTGACCTCCCCCTCTGGCTTGCTGCCCACACCGAAAGGCAGTGCTACGACACGCTGCTGCGCTGGTGCAAAGATGTTTTGCAGGGGCGCAGCCTTTGAGTTCCTGCCTGAATTGGCGCGTTTTTTTATGACGGTTTTTTGTAAACCACCTGGCTGATGCAGGTGGTTTTTTATGCAATAGGCTATCTGGTGACTGGAGAAATCGTAATTTTTCAAGAAAAAAGTATAATTATTTCAGCAAGAGTCAGGGGAAATATATCAACCAATTTGTGCTGTTTGTGTGTACAATTCTATCAATTATAGTGTTCCATCACTGTGAAATGGCATGCAAAATTCTATCATTGGGAAAATACTCACAAATAAGGTCGGTTCCCTTTAAAAAAATGTAAGTATCTTGCGATATCACGTTTTTTCAACTATGGTGAAAACAAATCTCCATCTTGTTAGTTGACGCAGTTCAGAGGCGTCTTGTTCAACGCAGGAGTTCTGACCTTGCGTTGCGTGATTGGCCTAAAAAAGGAGTGTCATCATGAAAAGCACCCGGAGGAGCTTCCTCAAGGGCGTCGGTGCAGGAGTTCTCTGCCTCACATTGGGGCAGCTGGGCTTCGACCTGGGCGAGGCCCAGGCTTACGCCGTAAAACTCAAGATAGAAGGCGCCAAGGAAGTCATCAGCGTCTGCCCCTTCTGTTCGGTCTGCTGTCAGGTCATAGCCTATGTGCGTGACGGCAAGCTTGTTTCCACAGAGGGCGACCCGGACTTTCCCGTTAACGAAGGCGCGCTCTGCGCCAAGGGCGCGGCGCTCTTCAGCATGTACACCAATGATCACCGCCTGAAAAAGCCGCTTTACCGCGCGCCCAACAGCGATCACTGGGTGGAAAAAGACTGGGACTGGACCCTGGCCCAGATCGCCCGCCGGGTTAAAGACACCCGCGACAAGGATTTTATCCTCAAGAATGCCAAGGGGCAGACGGTCAACCGTCTTGATTCCATCTTCTGGATGGGAACCTCGCACGCCTCCAACGAAGAATGCGCTGTCATTCACCAAGCAATACGCGGCCTGGGTGTTGTCCATATGGACCACCAGGCACGGGTCTGACACAGCCCCACTGTTGCGGCTCTGGCAGAGTCGTTCGGACGCGGTGCAATGACGAACCACTGGATCGATATCAAGAATAGCGATGCAGTGCTTATTATCGGCAGCAATGCCGCTGAACATCATCCTGTCGCCTTTAAGTGGGTCATGC includes:
- a CDS encoding TetR/AcrR family transcriptional regulator; translation: MRIIKEHGERRTEIIDAAENLFAAKGYAGTAISDILEALNIAKGTFYHYFASKEALMDAVIERYIDAEMAVAQAVADDPKISAHEKMFGILTDAGRDNERGDRLEKEASAVGNADMHQRTMASIVLRLSPILEGVVRQGMREGTFNTAYPKECMEILLAASEFILHGSAFAWSSAERLQKARALAWMAEKVLGVEEGRFSYLYKRYEGDGGCCDQC
- a CDS encoding nucleotidyltransferase domain-containing protein codes for the protein MINAETWMADLLPQLQQTFGARLRYLGLQGSYRRGEATEASDIDVVVLLDVVALEDLDVYRAIVRAMPEGQKACGFIGGAGDIFHWPRHELFAFQKDTEDWFGKLEDFLPVITDEDAEDSAKIGAAGLVHLLTHTYLYADAETRTLVLKDAYKAAFFVMLVRRYLASGVFCRNKKELLTGLEGSEKDIIAAGLDLPLWLAAHTERQCYDTLLRWCKDVLQGRSL